The genomic interval TGTGGGGTGCTTCACCGACTCGCGTGCGCGGTGCGTACGAACGCCTACCGAGGGGTGTCGCCGAATGTGACCGGCGCCTCGAAGGCGGCCCTGCGCGTGGCGCGGCGCAGCGCCCTCAGCACCGCCGCCCCGGCGGTGAGCGTCAGCACCACCGTGACGACGGCCCGCCCCAGGTCCCAGCCCAGGGAGGTGGCCAGGCAGTACGCGACGAAGCGGGCCAGGTTGGCGGCCACCGGGTCGTCGCCGTCGAAGGCGATGTCCGAGGCCAGCGCCGACATGAAGGGCCAGCCCGCCATGTTCATCACGGTGCCGTAGGCGAAGGCGGCCAGGAAGCCGTACACGGCGAGCATCCAGACCTCCGCGCGCCCGCGCAGCCGGTCGGGGCCCGGCAGGAGGCCCGCGCCCATGGTGAACCAGCCCATCGCCAGCATCTGGAACGGCATCCAGGGGCCCACCCCGCCGGTGAGCAGCGCGGACGCGAACATCGTGACCGAGCCCAGGGCGAAGCCGAAGCCCGGTCCGAGGACCCGGCCGCTGAGCACCATCAGGAAGAACATGGGCTCCAGCCCGGCCGTGCCCGCACCGATGGGGCGCAGGGCCGCGCCCGCCGCCGCGAGGACGCCGAGCATCGCCACCGCCTTCGCGCCCAGGCTCGACTCCGACAGGGCCGACGCCACCACGGCGACCAGCAGGACGAGCAGCCCGGCGAACAGCCACGGCGCGTCGGAGGCGTGCGCGCTCACCGCC from Streptomyces sp. DH-12 carries:
- a CDS encoding ECF transporter S component, translating into MSTPTPARPADRQVRALRLGPRSWLALALVSAVGVAGFGWPFLAPPESAVSAHASDAPWLFAGLLVLLVAVVASALSESSLGAKAVAMLGVLAAAGAALRPIGAGTAGLEPMFFLMVLSGRVLGPGFGFALGSVTMFASALLTGGVGPWMPFQMLAMGWFTMGAGLLPGPDRLRGRAEVWMLAVYGFLAAFAYGTVMNMAGWPFMSALASDIAFDGDDPVAANLARFVAYCLATSLGWDLGRAVVTVVLTLTAGAAVLRALRRATRRAAFEAPVTFGDTPR